The genomic interval ATCCTGAACCCTACTTGAGCTATCTTGCATTATCGCTGTATGGCTACGTGGAGTCAATGAAGTACCGGTTGATTGGGTTCCTGCTGACACAGGAGTGATCCAGATGACTCTGTGAGTAGGCTTGACTTGCAGGGTTGTATTGCTGTTCGTCCTTTGCAGTAGGCAAGTTGACTGTGGAAAGAGCGGCACATATTAATATTATTTATGAGTAAATGTTTATTTTGTAGTTTATCGATTGGTGTACAGCAATTAAGGAGGAGTATGAAGTGCAAATAATGTCATGGATATTTCCCATGGGCATAATAGTGTTGTTATATCTTTCATAGTGTTTATTCCTAGACTTCTAGACTGTGCTTTGTCCCATATTTCTGACTCAGTTTGGCATATGGTGCTCATTGAAGGTGTATTACAAAATTTCAGGAACGCCCCACATGACAACAAAAGTCCTCAAAAACGAGAACAAGATTCAATCTAAAGGTCCAAACAATAATACCTCGTCAGGATTGTTACagtgtgaaaaaaaatctcaTCATTCCGAGTCTTCAGGAGCTGTTTTCTTGCTTGCTACCCCTACATCACGTAACCAATTTTTCATTGAGTTTCAAATTGGATGTTGGACCTGCGGGCCGAGTTTAATATACCTGTGGGTGTCATCCGACCGGAATGAGAGCCATAAAGACGCGGtagaaaagagaaaaatGACGATATTAAATTAATATTATAATAAGTCAACATTTCTTCatgatattttttttataaaAACACGACAATATCCACGTTATGACTCGTCTGACGGTAGACTACAATCCAGTCACGCTCCCTGGTTGCAACTTTGTTGGCGTGGAACCCTATTGTGTGGACGCGGCATGAACCACTCATCGAAGTTAGGATTTTGGTTAGCAGAATATTACTTGTCTTCACAACAGAGCAGAGACTCAGGACGGTACTTTGAAGGTGGAAAGCGGACGTTTTTTTGAAACCAGCGAGGGCCCAACAACAACCTACACAGAAAACATCCCAGCTCCGTTCAAAGTACACTTAATCACTCACATTCCACACTTTCCAATGATCGGATTGGACTCGCCCGTACTCAAACCTCTGGATGCCAACCAGAGCAACCGGTCTCCCAAGTCTGGCGCGTCTTCTCCCACCAAGTCGTCGCGACCTTCCTCGGCTCGATCGGGCTCCGTTTCGCCTCTCAGAAGAGGCCCTCTGAGACCGTCTTCTCCTATCAGACGCGCTATTCAGGTTCAAAGAGATGCGCCAGCGTTCACAATCTACGCCGCtagcgaggaggaggagacgcAAACACTCAAAACTTGCCAACTGATGCCGAAGGCAGACATGTTTGACGACGAAGTACCCAAGGAAAACATGGTGGAAGGTGTCGTGCAGGCCGAGGGAAAGGACAAGGATGACAGCGAGAAGGCTGCACCTAAAAAATCCCCTTCAAGACTCGGACGAATGCCTCTGGGAGAGCACTGGCCCACCCTGAGAACTAGCAAAGTCACCAAACCTGTCACTTCGCCCAAGAGAAAGCCCTTCACTCCTCTGTCTGCCCTTGACTTCCCAGCATACATTTCTGCGGGCAACAACGAAAACGTGTTGCTCACATCTGCTAAGGGACTCGCAGTTTTCGACGAGACATTCACATACGAACTTCCGGTCTTTGCCACTCCACCAAGAAAGCGAAGAATGTCCattcctgctgctgacaCTCGTACCAGCATCTCTCAACCGCTGGTCCAAACCTGGCAAAAAACCGCATTCCCCGTTTTCCAGGACGAGTGAGATGCCAACAACTAACTGTAAGATAAGTAATATATGTACTATAGCATGACTAACGAATGTGAGGTGCGTTTCTGTGACGATATACCGGCATCTTACAACTCAGATAAGCTCAAGGACAGTGTTCCAGTATGTTAATATTATATAACTATTTAACCAACTAGTtctggttggagatgagaggAGCTCGCTCATTCTCGGCGTCGACCTGGTCAACGGCGGGCTTCTTGAAGATAAGACCAACAGCTGTGAGCACGGTGAGCACAAAGGTGATGGCGGCAGCGGCGAAAGCAAAGCCCCACTGCAGAGCAATGACCTTGTAGAAGAGCTGGTGCACACCAATACCCCAGGTGAGGAACTGGACGGCAAAGCCAAAAGCCCAATCTCggtagaagaagagaatgaGCACGGGGACAATAAGGAAGTCCCAGATGAGCACGTTGGCAATGATTCGAGCTAACAGGCCGTTGGCGTGgaaagcagcagctccagtcCAGAAGATGTTGTAGAAAGTCCAGGCCAAGGGCAGGGCAGACACGGGGACGTGAATAAAGATGAAGTTGGAGGCAGGTCGCAGGGAGTAGGTCTTGTGCGAGATGTAAAGAGCCAGGACGTTAAAGAAATTGGCAGCGGTTACAACAAGAGCAAGAACAAGGTGGCCACGGGCAAAGAGCCAGGCCCACAGGAAGTGAAGAATGTTGAAGACAGAGAAGTGGTAGGTAATGGAGCCAGAGATGGCAGCGGGCTCGGCGGAAAAGACCTGGCTGAGGTACAGCAGCTGGAAACCAAAGGTCAGGATCCAGAAAATGAAGATAAAGATGGAGCTTGCCGAGAAAGCATTGGTGTGGATCCAATCGGGACCATCATGGTCAGAGTGGGATGTGGCGATACCATATTGGATGTTGGCGTAGGTGGCCAGAGCGAAAAAGACGACGGTGGAGAGCTTCTTGCTCAGCAGCGAATTGGGGGTTTCGGCTTGAGTGACGGGCATTGTGAGAGACGGGAGTGCAACCAAAGAGCTAGGAGGCAAGATACATACAGACCAGACGGGCTCTTATGTACGCCACCATTTCTTGAAAGTTACGGTTCTACGCTACCGAAGGTCCGTATTGTGGAGTAGCAACCTGTAGACGAGTGGAAAATAAAACCGCAATTGTGGGGAAGGGAGATGAAAAATGAACATACTCCATGATTTTGAACACTTTAAAGACCCACCACAGCCTCCAATTCCGTTTTCTACCCCAGCTTCGCGGAGGTGCAAACCCCAGAATCGTCGTATAGAGTTAGCAACCTTCAGACAAACGGAGGCTTATGGCTTGTAGAGTTTACCTAAAGGCACATCTTGCCTTCCTCGAATCATCGACTGTAACCTGTGAGTGTGACAGGGAAACATTAAAAGAGGTCGTGTGACCAATTTTGCCTCGGAAGTAATAATTGGGCTATGCCATCCCATATGAACTGCAGCAATCAATAGATACAAGAACTATAGGTGCTATGCACAAAGAGCTATAAGGGTTCCACTAGTCGAACACAATTCGgaaaacaagtacaagtacacctTTTTCTTCAATACACATGCACCGCAGCACATACTTAGATATACTACAGCAGATTCGCACACTGCCGTACAGCCAGTACTCACAGATTGCGCCATCTGCGGCGCTGGTTTGGCTCAACGCATAAGCCTGCATAGTCATGGCCGTCAATCGAGTTGATTTTGTTTGTTGGAGCTGATGAACTCAATGAAGACGCAAGATGCAAGACACAATGCTATGGTCGTGCCATAGACATAATGGATGGCTCAACAATGAACTGGGTGCAGCCTTCACGACGACCAGAGTCGGTTTAAACCAAGGGGCGGCAGATAAAATTAAGGTTTTAGGTTtattgtcacgtgacaaatCCACAAGGAAATTAGAATTTATTGATTAAAGCTCctgcaaaaaaacaagcgccgatggtttagtggtaaaatccatcgttgccatcgatgggcccccggttcgattccgggtcGGCGCAGTTTGGttacggccatatcctggtgaaaatacggcttcccgtccgatcagccatagtcaagcaccagagagcctagttagtattgtagtgggagaccatacgagaatcctgggtgctgtaatcttTTCTTTTGGAAAGTATTACGCAGGCGATGATGAGTTAATAAAAAATTCGATTAGTCTTGAAGACACCTAAGTGGTTAGAACATTTATGAAACTGAGTCCTCTCTTTTTGGCcttcagtatgtacagaaTGAATGCTTATCTATATTAGTTACCGCCTCGTGTTGTATTCACCTAACTCTAGCCTTGGGCCTGTTTCTTTTCATCACAGTCTTGGGTCTTCCTCCTACCCTGCGAGCATGTTGTTTCACAACCATACGTTTACGAAGTTGGTACTGAACAGGAACAACAACACTGCCTATAGTAGCGGCGTTCTTGACAACACCTGTGGTGGTACCCATGAGAGCTTCGTTCGTCTTCAACACCTGTTTGATGTTCCCCTTGACTAacttcttggacttggcaCGGGAGTACTTGTGCGAGTTTGCTAATGATGTCTTGGTCATTCTTGACCGATGCAGTTTGATTATCATTTTGTTGAAAGGTTTCCTTTTGGCTCTCTTAATTTTCTGCGAAGCgtgctccttcttgtagtGCATCTTATGGTTCTTCCACAGCGTCAGAATGGCTGCGAAGGCAGTACAAACGACCAGTTGGGGgtcaatcttcttctgaTCGAAGCTTAGACGGAATTTTGTGTAGTCGAGACGCTCTACCTTTGCAATTCGTTCTCTTGTCAACATTTGCTGTCCATCAATTCGGTGATGTCGTTCAAGATACTGGGACTCCTTTCCCCAGACGTAGAGAGATACCAGGTCCATATACTTGAAGGACAACGACGGATAAGGCCAGGTATTGGCACTCAGAGCACGGTATACCAGTTTCTTGTTGCCTTCTCTCTCGTTTCTCACAAAGTGGATGTACTTGGAGAACCTCATTCCTAGCTCAGCGACCACATTCCTGCGATTGTCTATCAGGGCCCACGTGCCCCTTTTCTTCTCGAAGCTGAACAGTCGTTCTCCACAATGAAACACATACCACAACTTCTTGCTGAGCTCGTCTCTAGCAATAGTCACCGTCTGAGTAATGGGGCACAACGGGAGGACATCGCTGGAGTCCCCACAGTTCTTGACCACATATGCTTCCAGCTGTTTTCCTCCATACCCACATAAGAGGGCAGATACGCACAGCGCAGCAGCTATCGGAATGATCATAGCGAGCCAGCCGTAcccaagctggtggagacgCTCTTGGTCGTGTTTGGAGATTTTTGTGAGATAGATGAAGAAACACAAGTTAGCCACCATTTAGAGTGGACATCTAAAGCGGCCGTTACCGCAGAGGATTACAGCAGACAGCTTTTCATATTCTGGCCCCATAATAGGGGAGGTGAAATGATAGATTGTGGGCATTCGACTCATCCCGTTGAGGATGTTGACCAACCGTTGGGTCTAGTAAATATGCCTACAACAGTGCGGGGAGGGTCCTACCTGCATAGGGAAAGGTGGGGATTTCTGTGTTACGGCCTTAACGAGAGATAACCTGATGGGATGGATGGAACACGTTACAGCAATATGAGCCGTGGGGTTAAGGACAAACCCGAACGACCGGaatggtacagtacaaacaTCAGCTTATCGTTTGTGTCGAGGACATACTCGTATTCGGACTCGTACAGGAAGCCCCAGTATCTATACCGTGCTACTATGCTATACACTCCCCTCGTGTATCGTATCGCAGAGTCAGACAGGTCACGGCACTTATAGACTGATCAACAGTGCACTCTTTACTGTCCTCGTTGATCTGGGGGAGCATGTGAATGTTGACCTTACGTATCCACACGCATGGATAGCGCCTGTGTTCATCTAC from Yarrowia lipolytica chromosome 1F, complete sequence carries:
- a CDS encoding uncharacterized protein (Compare to YALI0F26895g, no similarity) is translated as MIGLDSPVLKPLDANQSNRSPKSGASSPTKSSRPSSARSGSVSPLRRGPLRPSSPIRRAIQVQRDAPAFTIYAASEEEETQTLKTCQLMPKADMFDDEVPKENMVEGVVQAEGKDKDDSEKAAPKKSPSRLGRMPLGEHWPTLRTSKVTKPVTSPKRKPFTPLSALDFPAYISAGNNENVLLTSAKGLAVFDETFTYELPVFATPPRKRRMSIPAADTRTSISQPLVQTWQKTAFPVFQDE
- a CDS encoding uncharacterized protein (Compare to YALI0F26917g, similar to DEHA0F11385g Debaryomyces hansenii); the protein is MPVTQAETPNSLLSKKLSTVVFFALATYANIQYGIATSHSDHDGPDWIHTNAFSASSIFIFIFWILTFGFQLLYLSQVFSAEPAAISGSITYHFSVFNILHFLWAWLFARGHLVLALVVTAANFFNVLALYISHKTYSLRPASNFIFIHVPVSALPLAWTFYNIFWTGAAAFHANGLLARIIANVLIWDFLIVPVLILFFYRDWAFGFAVQFLTWGIGVHQLFYKVIALQWGFAFAAAAITFVLTVLTAVGLIFKKPAVDQVDAENERAPLISNQN
- a CDS encoding uncharacterized protein (Compare to YALI0F26961g, no similarity possibly noncoding), with protein sequence MIIPIAAALCVSALLCGYGGKQLEAYVVKNCGDSSDVLPLCPITQTVTIARDELSKKLWYVFHCGERLFSFEKKRGTWALIDNRRNVVAELGMRFSKYIHFVRNEREGNKKLVYRALSANTWPYPSLSFKYMDLVSLYVWGKESQYLERHHRIDGQQMLTRERIAKVERLDYTKFRLSFDQKKIDPQLVVCTAFAAILTLWKNHKMHYKKEHASQKIKRAKRKPFNKMIIKLHRSRMTKTSLANSHKYSRAKSKKLVKGNIKQVLKTNEALMGTTTGVVKNAATIGSVVVPVQYQLRKRMVVKQHARRVGGRPKTVMKRNRPKARVR